One part of the Thiothrix nivea DSM 5205 genome encodes these proteins:
- a CDS encoding ATPase, with protein sequence MVQIGVILVVGGAVGALWRHYYKNHVMEPLPGLPAPEVEKPSRLPSRQTVEVFDDVGELSHYQKVAWYALALSAAGSWFYPPARILSLPLLGYNTYHFVRTVRNSDKMDQKSPTTLFEGIGVAGSLLTGSTVTASLLFVFSFGTRKLLLHAGNITNNIGFSKPFNPRYARVWVLRDGAEIESSVADLQEGDVLVLHAGDTVALEGKVLAGNGSVRQFSLRKQMKVVPKQEGDRVYPFTQLESGSLHVRPV encoded by the coding sequence ATGGTTCAGATTGGTGTGATACTGGTGGTTGGCGGAGCCGTCGGTGCGCTCTGGCGGCACTATTACAAGAACCATGTTATGGAGCCACTGCCCGGTTTGCCCGCACCTGAGGTGGAGAAACCTTCCCGTCTGCCTTCAAGGCAGACCGTCGAGGTATTTGATGACGTAGGTGAGCTGAGCCATTACCAGAAAGTTGCCTGGTATGCCTTGGCGCTGTCAGCCGCCGGTTCCTGGTTTTACCCTCCTGCAAGAATACTGAGCCTGCCACTGCTGGGGTATAACACCTACCATTTTGTCCGCACCGTGCGCAATTCCGACAAAATGGATCAGAAGTCGCCGACTACCCTGTTCGAAGGTATCGGCGTGGCCGGTTCCCTGTTGACCGGCAGTACGGTGACGGCTTCGCTGCTGTTCGTGTTCTCCTTTGGCACCCGCAAACTGTTGTTACATGCAGGCAATATCACCAATAATATCGGTTTTTCCAAGCCCTTCAACCCGCGTTATGCCCGGGTCTGGGTGCTGCGTGACGGGGCGGAAATCGAGTCTTCGGTGGCGGATTTGCAGGAAGGCGATGTGCTGGTGTTGCATGCAGGCGATACAGTGGCGTTGGAAGGCAAAGTGCTGGCAGGTAACGGCAGCGTGCGCCAGTTCAGTCTGCGCAAGCAAATGAAGGTTGTGCCCAAGCAGGAGGGTGATCGGGTATATCCGTTTACCCAACTGGAGTCGGGCAGCCTGCACGTCAGGCCGGTCTGA
- a CDS encoding YcjF family protein — protein sequence MNDPEKRSQQADRLIRDYAFGSSLTGFIPVPLVDTLSLIGVQRYMLFRLSRLYKVPFKKNIAKIALTTMTSGLTASAARPMVGSMLKLIPGVGSVLGGASMAVLGSAATYAVGKVFQQHFENGGTLEDFDPQQARQQFETELEKGKEIAKKEKAQRN from the coding sequence ATGAATGACCCGGAAAAACGTTCACAGCAAGCTGACCGCCTGATCCGGGACTATGCGTTCGGTTCCAGTCTGACCGGATTCATTCCTGTTCCGCTGGTAGATACCCTTAGCCTCATCGGGGTACAACGCTATATGCTGTTTCGCCTTTCACGTCTTTATAAAGTGCCGTTCAAGAAAAACATAGCCAAAATCGCCCTGACAACCATGACCAGTGGCCTGACCGCCAGCGCGGCTCGCCCCATGGTCGGCAGCATGCTCAAACTGATTCCGGGTGTAGGCAGCGTATTGGGTGGGGCCAGTATGGCAGTGCTAGGCAGCGCCGCTACCTATGCGGTCGGCAAAGTTTTCCAACAGCATTTCGAAAACGGCGGCACGCTGGAAGACTTCGACCCGCAACAGGCACGGCAACAGTTTGAAACCGAACTGGAAAAAGGCAAGGAGATTGCCAAGAAAGAAAAAGCGCAGCGTAACTGA
- a CDS encoding response regulator transcription factor: protein MMYRLNAMGSVIQKKLLVIESNKGLLNDLQRCLGQNGFHVDSYVQGEVLPALLERQQSRFDLVVLDAGLPGENGFYWLKWLRQYHIHLPVIITSECFCEKKRLSALEHGAWDYVLKPFRERELSIRIENILGKQVHDVNSSHHLRIGDVSVDVEKHYAMRGGRKISLTQLELKIIKLLYLNVGKPLSRSEIMAQIHGIRFNPMDRSIDIHINKLRKKIEVNPSKPVYICTVRGKGYSLQLP, encoded by the coding sequence ATGATGTATAGATTAAACGCAATGGGTAGCGTAATTCAAAAAAAACTGTTGGTTATTGAGAGTAATAAGGGTTTGCTCAATGATTTGCAGAGGTGCTTGGGGCAGAATGGCTTCCATGTCGATAGTTATGTTCAAGGCGAGGTTTTGCCGGCTTTGCTCGAGAGGCAGCAAAGCCGGTTTGATCTGGTCGTGCTTGACGCCGGGTTACCCGGTGAAAACGGCTTTTACTGGCTCAAATGGCTTCGGCAATATCACATTCATTTGCCGGTAATTATCACTTCAGAATGCTTTTGTGAGAAAAAGCGTTTGTCAGCTTTGGAGCATGGTGCCTGGGATTACGTGCTTAAACCGTTCCGTGAACGGGAGTTGTCTATCAGGATCGAGAATATTCTCGGCAAGCAGGTACATGATGTGAATAGCAGTCATCATCTTCGCATTGGTGACGTGAGTGTGGATGTGGAAAAACACTATGCCATGCGTGGCGGGCGGAAAATTTCGTTGACACAACTGGAACTCAAAATCATCAAGCTGCTTTATCTGAATGTGGGCAAGCCCTTGTCGCGTAGTGAAATCATGGCGCAAATACACGGTATCCGGTTTAATCCCATGGATCGCAGTATTGATATCCATATCAACAAGCTGCGTAAGAAGATTGAGGTAAATCCGTCGAAGCCCGTTTACATCTGTACCGTGCGTGGAAAAGGCTACAGCCTGCAACTGCCTTAA
- a CDS encoding 4'-phosphopantetheinyl transferase family protein produces MPFEPTHLYITRPEQVKTPGTAILDNAERSRADAFKFPQDRELYIAAHLFMRRTLSKHAPIAPADWQFRTNAYGKPFIATPGYEHLQFNLSHTQGMIACAVSYAGTIGVDVEKHKPLTGLDALCRYALSPLEAHDVLSIRDPTRKEQRFFTYWTLKEAYIKARGMGLSIPLQEFTFTQDTKLEWRLHTETPESNPQEKWQFDTHIIGQHHLSVGIEKINARFISSLTFLYNSGSDNPIKIY; encoded by the coding sequence ATGCCATTTGAACCCACCCACCTCTACATTACCCGCCCTGAACAGGTAAAAACCCCGGGAACGGCAATACTGGATAACGCAGAACGCTCCCGCGCCGACGCTTTCAAGTTCCCTCAGGATCGGGAGTTGTATATTGCCGCACACCTGTTCATGCGCCGGACGCTCAGCAAACACGCCCCCATTGCCCCCGCCGACTGGCAGTTCAGAACCAATGCCTATGGCAAACCGTTTATTGCCACCCCCGGCTACGAACACCTGCAATTCAACCTTTCGCACACTCAAGGAATGATTGCCTGCGCGGTCAGTTATGCGGGTACTATCGGCGTGGATGTGGAAAAACACAAACCGTTAACCGGCCTGGATGCATTATGCCGTTACGCGCTTTCGCCGCTGGAAGCCCATGACGTGCTGTCAATCAGAGACCCCACCCGGAAAGAGCAACGTTTTTTCACCTACTGGACACTGAAAGAGGCTTATATCAAGGCCAGAGGCATGGGCTTGTCCATTCCCCTGCAAGAGTTCACTTTTACCCAGGATACAAAGCTGGAATGGCGGCTACATACCGAAACGCCAGAGTCAAACCCACAGGAGAAATGGCAATTCGATACTCATATCATTGGCCAACACCACCTATCTGTCGGGATAGAAAAAATAAATGCCCGTTTTATCAGCAGCTTAACATTTCTTTACAATTCAGGAAGTGACAATCCAATAAAGATTTATTAG
- a CDS encoding histidine decarboxylase, with protein sequence MISDNITTELERLRHTILERAETSIGTPVNLAADHSQIISLLGNVFLNNVGDPFVERANGLVSHEFEREVLRFFGKHYALDEADLWGYFTSGSTEGNLYGLWLARERFPDAVLYYSVDSHYSIPKNARILGLEAVEIPSSPRGEIDYEALDHAVQARTRYPVIVNLNCGTTMKGAIDDLARIESILDKHRINDFHIHVDAALFGGYLPFIDDALEINFNRPIASLAISGYKFIGSPVPCGFVLARRTLSAQLTQEAEYIQSPDTTVSGSRSGHTPLFLWHRIRSLGEEGLAQEARDCLSLAEWCQEQLEAHGYPCFRNGRSNIVVLRKPNPELVNRWRLLSQGEWSHIICMQHVTKEKLKEFLRELFQEETEKGSFLPRGQCQELLS encoded by the coding sequence ATGATTTCAGATAACATCACAACCGAGCTGGAACGGCTCCGGCACACGATCCTGGAACGGGCTGAGACCTCAATTGGCACCCCCGTCAATCTCGCGGCGGATCATAGCCAGATTATCAGCCTGCTGGGCAACGTTTTCCTTAACAACGTCGGCGACCCCTTTGTCGAGCGCGCAAACGGGCTGGTTTCACATGAATTTGAGCGGGAAGTCCTGCGGTTTTTCGGCAAGCATTACGCCCTAGATGAAGCGGACTTGTGGGGGTATTTCACCTCAGGCAGCACTGAAGGCAATCTCTACGGCTTGTGGCTCGCCCGCGAACGGTTTCCGGACGCCGTTTTGTACTACTCGGTTGATAGTCACTACTCGATACCGAAGAATGCACGTATCCTCGGTTTGGAAGCTGTTGAGATTCCCTCTTCCCCGCGAGGCGAGATCGATTACGAGGCGCTGGATCACGCTGTTCAGGCTCGAACCCGATACCCGGTGATCGTGAACCTAAACTGTGGCACAACCATGAAAGGAGCCATCGACGATCTGGCGCGAATCGAGTCGATTCTTGACAAACACCGGATTAACGACTTTCATATCCATGTCGATGCGGCTTTGTTTGGAGGCTACCTACCCTTCATCGACGACGCCCTAGAGATCAATTTCAACCGACCCATCGCGAGTCTGGCGATTTCGGGGTACAAATTCATCGGCAGCCCCGTGCCCTGCGGTTTTGTACTTGCGCGCAGAACCCTGAGCGCGCAACTGACACAAGAGGCCGAATACATCCAGAGTCCTGACACAACAGTATCGGGTTCACGAAGCGGCCACACTCCGCTGTTTTTGTGGCATCGAATCCGTTCACTAGGGGAGGAAGGTCTGGCACAAGAGGCGCGGGACTGCCTGTCGCTAGCAGAATGGTGTCAAGAGCAATTAGAGGCTCACGGATACCCATGCTTTCGCAACGGGCGTTCAAACATTGTTGTATTGCGCAAACCGAACCCAGAGCTGGTAAACCGCTGGCGATTGTTGTCACAAGGGGAGTGGTCGCATATCATTTGCATGCAGCATGTCACAAAAGAGAAGCTGAAGGAGTTTTTGCGGGAACTTTTCCAGGAAGAAACCGAAAAGGGTAGTTTTTTGCCAAGGGGGCAATGTCAAGAATTGTTAAGTTGA
- a CDS encoding L-histidine N(alpha)-methyltransferase, whose translation MLKNVAFACMIQAYQHRFAAVLLAKLLEEKEQLMSECLKPQGEEHPMNDVKRKPNYTLCCGIRIPKSFPCDSFESGLGYEAQPEDCFIVTYPKCGTTWAQNILWTLHHQGQAIPAGKNINKDVPHLEEVGAEAIAALPTPRFIKTHLPLSLTPYHADAKYIYIARNPFDCAVSFYYHTQGFAQHYDFADGSFADYIDCFINGEVDWGNYFDHLLDWHSRRTQPNLLFLTYENMLADTEAAVKSIANFLGFPYSEYVQDTEVLQRILHHVSFAEMSKEQSRWSSARPDATPFIRKGQVGDWQHHFSPKQTAQLLAVFDKRTQEAGLELLWPELYPNWQAAARQTNTPEILDLLQSQLSSQFAEDVKQSLSEAIPRISHKYVYDAEGSRLFEELTRSDTYYLTRTEDEILQRYAPEIIDQLNENTALVELGSGSSAKTRYLIDALLARQGDDTLYVPIDISRKFLGESVEVLAHDYPNLKILGVAADYYTGLGVLSERIKQPKLVIWLGSDIGHLSYADAGWLLRNEIRRRLSPDDYLLIGIDLKKSPDELLVAYGCTGEKTELYNAFARNLLVRVNRELGGNFDVESFQRRCFHDEERGCIVAYLECGRAQRVRVEAIDVELDLAAGGRIHTHTSFKYDRTDIEHLAETGGFRLAHQWVDDASNFSVNLFSPRES comes from the coding sequence ATGTTAAAAAATGTTGCATTCGCTTGCATGATACAGGCGTATCAGCATAGATTTGCTGCTGTACTTCTGGCCAAATTATTGGAAGAAAAAGAGCAGTTAATGAGCGAGTGTCTGAAGCCCCAGGGAGAGGAGCACCCAATGAACGATGTGAAGCGAAAGCCAAATTACACACTGTGTTGCGGCATACGCATCCCAAAGAGTTTCCCGTGTGACAGTTTTGAATCAGGTCTGGGATACGAAGCCCAGCCGGAAGACTGCTTTATTGTGACTTACCCGAAATGCGGTACTACTTGGGCACAGAACATCCTCTGGACGCTGCACCATCAGGGGCAGGCGATTCCAGCAGGCAAAAACATCAACAAGGATGTCCCGCATTTGGAAGAAGTGGGCGCTGAAGCCATTGCAGCTCTCCCCACTCCCCGTTTCATCAAGACCCACCTGCCCCTTTCGCTGACACCATACCATGCCGATGCCAAATACATCTACATTGCCCGCAACCCGTTCGATTGTGCGGTTTCCTTTTACTACCACACCCAGGGTTTTGCACAACACTACGATTTTGCCGACGGCAGCTTCGCGGATTACATCGACTGCTTTATCAACGGCGAAGTGGACTGGGGGAACTATTTCGACCACCTGCTTGACTGGCACTCACGCAGGACACAACCAAACCTGCTGTTCCTGACCTACGAAAACATGCTGGCTGATACGGAAGCTGCGGTTAAGTCGATTGCCAACTTCCTCGGCTTCCCCTACTCCGAATACGTTCAGGATACTGAGGTGCTGCAACGCATTCTGCACCACGTCAGCTTTGCTGAAATGAGTAAGGAGCAAAGCCGCTGGTCGAGCGCACGCCCAGACGCTACCCCTTTCATACGCAAGGGACAGGTTGGTGACTGGCAACACCACTTTTCCCCGAAACAAACAGCGCAATTGCTTGCCGTATTCGATAAACGCACACAGGAAGCCGGGCTTGAGCTGCTTTGGCCTGAGTTATATCCCAACTGGCAGGCGGCTGCGCGGCAAACGAATACGCCGGAAATTCTCGACCTGCTGCAATCCCAGCTAAGTAGCCAGTTCGCTGAAGACGTTAAACAAAGCTTGAGCGAAGCAATACCCCGAATATCACACAAATACGTCTATGACGCTGAAGGCTCACGCCTGTTTGAGGAGCTGACCCGCAGCGATACGTATTATCTGACACGCACCGAAGATGAAATCCTGCAACGCTATGCACCGGAGATTATCGACCAGCTTAATGAGAATACCGCATTGGTGGAGCTTGGCAGCGGCAGCTCAGCAAAGACCCGCTACCTGATCGACGCCCTGCTCGCCAGGCAAGGTGACGATACGCTCTATGTACCGATCGACATTTCCCGCAAGTTCCTCGGCGAGAGCGTGGAAGTGCTGGCGCATGATTACCCCAACCTGAAAATTCTGGGCGTCGCCGCAGACTACTATACCGGCCTGGGTGTTCTCTCCGAGCGTATCAAACAGCCAAAGCTGGTGATCTGGCTGGGTTCGGATATCGGGCACCTGAGCTATGCAGACGCCGGCTGGTTGTTACGAAACGAAATCCGGCGGCGACTCTCACCCGACGACTACCTCCTTATCGGCATCGACCTCAAGAAGTCTCCTGATGAGCTGCTTGTCGCCTACGGCTGCACCGGAGAGAAAACGGAACTCTACAACGCCTTTGCGCGCAATCTGCTGGTGCGCGTGAACCGCGAACTCGGCGGCAACTTCGACGTGGAAAGCTTCCAGCGCCGCTGCTTCCATGACGAGGAACGGGGCTGCATCGTCGCTTACCTGGAGTGTGGCCGCGCCCAGCGGGTACGCGTGGAAGCGATTGATGTTGAGCTGGATCTGGCTGCCGGTGGCCGCATCCATACCCACACCAGCTTCAAGTACGACCGCACGGATATCGAACACCTGGCCGAGACTGGCGGCTTTCGCCTTGCCCACCAATGGGTTGATGATGCATCAAACTTTAGCGTGAATCTGTTCTCACCCAGGGAGTCATGA